A DNA window from Arachis duranensis cultivar V14167 chromosome 3, aradu.V14167.gnm2.J7QH, whole genome shotgun sequence contains the following coding sequences:
- the LOC107477852 gene encoding uncharacterized protein LOC107477852 produces MQELRHRVQNLERQLADQERDGRTTDPSYTPSPESQERDSRRSRLRRASASGTEAESTREESPIPRRRNDTIIYSRGRETRRTARDRQDGEGRSERTRQPVIMGATPFHRSILEVRLAKHFDKPMDMRYDGTQDPLEHLTAFESRMNLEGVGNEVRYRAFPVTLAGPAIRWFNGHPQGSIYGFSDISRAFLAQFTTRIAKAKHPINLLGITQRQGEPTRKYLDRFNDECFEIDGLTDLVASLCLMNGLLNENFRKHLTTKPVWTMHEIQTVAKEYINDEEVGRVVAANKRQSGYNQPRQQGNRERLKEQTREEAPSKAPRPFPRVGKFTNYTPLTLPIMEDCFDLKDALEQAIREDKLAAFSHLIRVPRRRYRDQDEEGKTSSAKWRQEPEDRDHGLTVINVVTAKNATPRSRSAHKKDAKVLAVSSSLVRNSKKPSSISFGPEDQWFDDAPENPPMVITARVGTGLVKRILVDTGADSNIMFRNVFDTLGLKDADLMTHQHEVIGLGDHFIKPDGVISLPISMGQTQGRRSAMAEFVILRDSTAYNIILGRKTINDVEAIINMKLLVMKFVTDDGSIGSIRGDLETAVTCNNASLSLRKKSKEAFGVFLADLDARVDDKPRLEPEGDLEKFMIGDTEEKFTFINKNLPHELKEPLVEMIRANRDLFAWTPADVPGIDPKIMSHLLAVKSEARPVAQRRRKMSTERTEEVARQTASLLEAGFIREVDYSTWLSNVVLVKKHNGKWRMCVDYSDLNKACPKDCFPLPNIDPLVDAAAGYRYLSFMDAYSGYNQIPMHRPDEDKTAFITPGGTFCYKVMPFGLKNAEATYQRLMNRIFHDLIGKTVEVYVDDILAKTTRPDDLLNDLANVFASLRQHGMRLNPLKCAFAMEAGKFLGFMITQRGVEANPEKCQAILQMKSPGCIKDVQRLAGRLTSLSRFLGASATKALPFFNLMKKGIAFEWTPACEEAFRHFKEILAAPPVLGKPKDGEPLYLYLAITGEALAAVLVREEGRAQQPVYFVSRALQGAELRYSKLEKLALALLTSSWRLKQYFQGHQVIVRTDQGIRQVLQKPDLAGRMMTWSIELSQYDIRYKPRQAIKAQAMADFLVEVTRDPTEETSTRWKLHVDGASNQTSGGAGIILESPVGVVYEQSIRFEFPILNNQAEYEALIGGLTLAAEVGATRLEICSDSQVITSQLNGSYQAKDSLLQKYLKKVKNLSKKFEEVTVHHVPRERNTRADLLSKLASTKPGEGNRSLIQGMTREPAVTLHLSRLGSSWLDPITSFLENGKLPDDEKDAMKLRREAAKYAVIQGQLFKKGFNQPLLKCLHPDQTDYVLREVHEGCCGHHIGGKALARKLIRAGYYWPSMMADSKEFVKKCVKCQENANFHRAPASELSLLTSSRLFSQWGVDLLGPFPVGPGQVKYLIVAIDYYTKWIEAEPLASISSSNCRKFMWRQVITRFGIPEVVISDNGTQFIDKKFTEFLTGLGIRQKFSSVEHPQTNGQVESANKIILLGLKKRLDNKKGAWADELASVLWSYRTTEQSATKETPFRLTYGLDAVIPVEIGEPSPRLLLKGVEEAVEKDLIDEAREMTHLTETVLKQRMALRYNTKMLKREFEPNDLVLRRNDIGPPTPGAGKLAANWEGPYRIKKVMGKGAFKLERLYGKEVPRTWNADNLRRFYS; encoded by the exons atgcaggagctacgTCACAGGGTCCAGAACCTGGAGCGACAACTGGCCGACCAGGAGCGTGACGGACGAACCACCGATCCCAGCTACACCCCATCCCCCGAAAGCCAAGAGAGAGACTCCCGCCGAAGCCGTCTGCGACGCGCCTCCGCATCCGGAACGGAAGCGGAGAGCACCCGTGAAGAGTCCCCGATCCCGAGAAGACGAAATGACACGATCATCTACTCCCGAGGCAGGGAAACGCGCCGCACGGCACGAGATCGCCAAGATGGGGAAGGGAGGTCTGAGAGGACACGACAACCCGTGATAATGGGCGCCACCCCATTCCACCGGTCCATCCTCGAAGTCCGGTTGGCGAAGCACTTTGACAAACCAATGGACATGAGGTATGATGGAACTCAAGACCCTCTAGAACACCTCACGGCCTTCGAATCAAGGATGAATCTAGAGGGAGTAGGGAACGAGGTGAGGTACCGAGCCTTCCCGGTAACCCTAGCGGGACCCGCGATCAGATGGTTTAACGGCCACCCGCAAGGATCCATCTACGGGTTTTCGGACATCAGTCGTGCATTCCTGGCCCAGTTTACAACACGAATAGCAAAGGCAAAGCACCCGATCAACCTTTTGGGGATAACCCAGAGACAGGGAGAGCCGACCAGAAAGTACCTGGATCGGTTCAACGACGAATGCTTTGAAATCGACGGCCTAACCGATTTGGTGGCCAGCCTTTGCCTGATGAACGGCCTCCTCAACGAGAACTTTCGAAAACACCTTACCACGAAACCAGTTTGGACGATGCACGAGATCCAGACAGTAGCCAAAGAGTATATAAACGACGAGGAAGTCGGCCGAGTCGTGGCTGCCAATAAACGGCAGTCCGGCTACAACCAACCTCGGCAACAGGGTAACAGAGAAAGGCTGAAGGAACAAACCAGGGAAGAGGCGCCAAGCAAGGCACCGAGGCCGTTCCCCCGGGTCGGGAAATTCACCAACTACACCCCACTCACTCTTCCCATCATGGAA GACTGCTTTGACCTGAAGGATGCACTAGAACAAGCGATAAGGGAAGATAAGCTAGCAGCATTCTCCCATCTTATCAGGGTGCCGAGGAGGCGTTATCGCGACCAAGACGAAGAAGGCAAAACCAGTTCGGCAAAGTGGCGACAAGAGCCAGAAGACAGAGACCACGGCCTCACTGTGATAAACGTCGTGACGGCCAAAAACGCCACGCCAAGATCCCGATCGGCGCACAAGAAAGATGCTAAGGTCTTGGCGGTCTCCTCCTCGTTGGTACGAAACTCTAAGAAGCCTTCATCCATTTCTTTCGGCCCGGAAGACCAATGGTTCGACGATGCCCCGGAAAACCCACCCATGGTCATCACGGCCAGAGTGGGAACCGGTCTCGTCAAACGCATCCTTGTCGATACAGGGGCTGACTCGAACATCATGTTCCGCAACGTATTTGACACACTGGGACTAAAGGACGCTGATCTGATGACTCACCAGCACGAGGTCATTGGATTGGGCGACCACTTCATCAAACCAGATGGAGTAATATCCCTGCCGATCTCAATGGGACAGACTCAAGGCCGAAGATCGGCGATGGCCGAGTTCGTGATCCTCCGAGATTCCACCGCCTATAATATCATCTTGGGAAGGAAGACGATTAACGATGTTGAAGCGATAATCAACATGAAGCTGCTAGTCATGAAGTTTGTTACCGATGACGGATCTATAGGGTCCATAAGAGGAGACCTTGAGACGGCAGTCACTTGCAACAATGCCAGTCTCTCCCTAAGAAAGAAATCCAAAGAGGCGTTCGGCGTGTTCCTAGCCGACCTGGATGCCAGAGTAGACGACAAACCCAGACTGGAACCAGAAGGGGACCTGGAAAAATTCATGATCGGCGACACGGAGGAAAAATTCACGTTCATCAACAAGAACCTCCCGCATGAGTTGAAGGAGCCCTTGGTCGAAATGATAAGGGCCAATAGGGATTTGTTCGCCTGGACACCGGCCGACGTGCCGGGCATAGACCCAAAAATTATGTCGCACCTTCTGGCCGTCAAGTCGGAAGCACGCCCGGTTGCCCAACGGAGGAGAAAGATGTCGACGGAGAGGACAGAGGAGGTGGCCAGGCAGACGGCCAGCCTCCTAGAAGCAGGTTTTATACGAGAAGTAGACTACTCGACGTGGCTCTCGAACGTAGTTCTAGTGAAAAAGCACAACggcaagtggagaatgtgcgtagACTACTCTGACCTTAACAAAGCATGCCCTAAGGATTGTTTCCCCCTCCCTAACATAGACCCACTCGTCGATGCTGCGGCGGGCTACCGTTATCTAagcttcatggacgcctactccggttacaaccagataccgatgcaccgtCCAGACGAAGACAAGACGGCGTTCATAACGCCGGGGGGAACCTTCTGCTATAAGGTGATGCCATTCGGGCTAAAAAATGCAGAGGCAACataccaaaggctgatgaacaggATATTCCACGACCTCATAGGCAAGACAGTTGAagtctatgtggacgacatcCTCGCGAAAACAACGCGACCCGACGACCTCCTGAATGATCTGGCAAATGTATTCGCGTCTCTCCGACAACACGGCATGAGGCTGAATCCCCTCAAATGCGCCTTCGCCATGGAAGCTGGAAAGTTCCTGGGATTCATGATAACTCAGAGAGGGGTAGAAGCCAACCCGGAGaaatgccaagcgatactcCAGATGAAGAGCCCAGGTTGTATCAAGGACGTCCAAAGGTTGGCAGGGCGGCTGACCTCATTATCCCGGTTTCTCGGAGCATCGGCAACAAAGGCCTTACCGTTCTTTAACCTCATGAAGAAAGGGATAGCGTTCGAGTGGACACCTGCATGCGAGGAAGCCTTTCGGCACTTTAAGGAAATCCTGGCGGCACCCCCGGTTCTCGGGAAGCCAAAGGACGGGGAGCCATTATACCTGTACCTCGCCATAACAGGAGAAGCCCTGGCCGCAGTTCTGGTGCGAGAAGAAGGGAGGGCTCAACAACCAGTCTATTTCGTAAGTAGAGCCCTACAAGGGGCAGAATTAAGGTACAGCAAACTGGAAAAGCTAGCCCTAGCACTCTTGACCTCCTCGTGGAGGTTAAAGCAATACTTCCAAGGTCACCAGGTTATCGTAAGAACGGACCAGGGAATCCGGCAAGTTCTTCAAAAGCCCGACTTGGCGGGAAGGATGATGACTTGGTCCATTGAACTTTCCCAATACGACATACGATACAAGCCCCGGCAAGCCATCAAGGCGCAGGCGATGGCAGATTTTCTAGTAGAAGTAACGAGGGATCCGACTGAAGAAACGAGcacacggtggaagctccacGTGGATGGAGCCTCCAACCAGACGTCTGGGGGCGCCGGGATCATCCTGGAAAGCCCGGTTGGAGTCGTATACGAGCAGTCGATCAGGTTCGAATTCCCCATTTtgaacaaccaggcagaatacgaagccctTATAGGGGGCTTAACCCTAGCAGCGGAAGTCGGAGCAACAAGGCTGGAAATATGCAGCGATTCCCAGGTCATCACCTCCCAGTTAAACGGGAGCTATCAAGCCAAAGACTCGTTATTACAAAAGTACTTGAAAAAAGTCAAGAACTTAAGCAAAAAATTTGAGGAGGTCACGGTCCACCACGTGCCAAGAGAAAGGAACACACGGGCAGACCTCCTATCAAAATTGGCCAGCACTAAACCGGGAGAAGGCAACCGGTCTCTCATCCAAGGTATGACGAGGGAGCCGGCAGTCACCTTGCATTTGTCAAGGCTGGGCTCTTCATGGCTAGACCCCATCACCAGCTTCCTAGAAAATGGCAAACTCCCTGACGATGAAAAGGACGCCATGAAACTAAGAAGGGAAGCGGCTAAATATGCAGTCATTCAAGGGCAGCTATTCAAGAAAGGGTTCAACCAGCCCCTACTGAAGTGCTTACACCCCGACCAAACGGACTACGTCCTCAGGGAAGTCCATGAAGGCTGCTGCGGACACCACATAGGAGGCAAAGCCCTAGCAAGAAAATTAATTCGAGCTGGATACTATTGGCCGTCAATGATGGCAGACTCCAAGGAGTTCGTCAAAAAATGTGTCAAGTGTCAAGAGAACGCCAATTTCCACAGGGCGCCAGCCTCCGAGTTAAGTCTGTTAACGTCCTCCCGACTATTCTCGCAATGGGGAGTCGATCTCTTGGGGCCCTTCCCAGTCGGTCCCGGGCAAGTCAAGTACCTCATAGTCGCCATTgactactacaccaaatggatagaggccGAGCCGCTGGCCAGCATATCCTCATCCAATTGCAGGAAATTCATGTGGAGGCAGGTGATAACGCGATTCGGGATTCCAGAAGTTGTCATCTCGGACAACGGCACACAGTTTATCGACAAGAAGTTCACGGAATTCCTCACCGGCCTGGGCATAAGACAGAAGTTCTCCTCGGTAGAGCACCCCCAAACAAACGGACAAGTAGAGTCCGCGAACAAGATTATCCTGCTAGGGCTCAAGAAGCGATTGGATAATAAAAAGGGTGCTTGGGCCGACGAGCTAGCCTCAGTTCTCTGGTCTTACCGAACAACTGAACAGTCTGCCACCAAGGAAACTCCTTTCCGACTAACCTACGGATTAGACGCGGTAATACCCGTGGAAATTGGGGAACCGAGCCCCCGACTACTTTTGAAAGGAGTGGAGGAAGCCGTGGAGAAGGACCTAATAGATGAAGCCAGAGAAATGACCCATTTGACGGAGACAGTGCTAAAACAAAGAATGGCCTTACGCTACAATACCAAAATGCTCAAGAGGGAATTCGAGCCGAACGATCTCGTCCTAAGGCGTAACGACATCGGCCCACCGACCCCAGGAGCAGGCAAGCTGGCGGCAAACTGGGAAGGCCCCTATAGAATCAAAAAAGTGATGGGTAAAGGCGCTTTCAAGTTAGAAAGGCTCTATGGCAAGGAAGTCCCAAGAACGTGGAACGCGGACAACTTGAGAAGATTCTACTCCTAG